The genome window AGTCGCTAAAAAGATTAACGATGCAAATTTCAACATCTTTTTAGAACAAGCAAAAGCAAAAGCAAAAGCCATAGAATACGAAGCCGAGCTTACGCTTAAAGATGCTAAAAATTCAGTAGCTGAAGCTGAATTTGCCGCTAAGAAAAAATTCGATGAAAAAATTCAAAAACTGCAAAAAGAACATTCGTTAAAGTTAGAAGAGTTGCACAAAAAAGAACAAAGTTTACACTATCAAGAAAAACTTCACGAAGAAAATAAAAACAAACTCATCAAAGAACAACAAGTCATCAAAGCATTGCATGAAGAAAACGATAATTTAAAACGTAACTACGAAGCAAAACTCAATGAGGTGTTAAAAATTCTTGAACACTCAGCAGGTCTTACACAAGAAGAAGCAAGAGCTATAGTCTTACAAAAGGTTGAAGAAAACTCAAGAGCTGAAATCGCACATATTGTAAGAAAACACGAAGAAGAAGCAAGAAATGAATCTAAAAGAAGAGCTAATTTCATTCTAGCACAAGCTACTTCAAGATTTGCAGGAGAATTTGCCGCTGAAAGACTGATCAATGTGGTTAATATTAAAAACGATGAACTAAAAGGGCGTATTATAGGCAAAGAAGGCCGTAATGTCAAAACATTAGAAATGGTTTTAGGAGTTGATATCATCATTGATGATACACCAGGAGCGATTATTGTAAGCTGTTTTAATCTCTATAGACGCGCCATAGCTACAAAGGTGATTGAACTTTTAGTAGAAGATGGAAGAATACAACCTGCAAAAATAGAAGAAATTCATGAAAAAGTTTGTAAAGAATTTGATGATAGTATTTTAGAAGAAGGTCAAACTATCGTAATGGATCTAGGTTTAAATCAAATTCACCCTGAAATTGTAAAACTAATAGGAAAACTAAGATATAGAGCAAGTTATGGACAAAATGCGCTAGCACATTCTTTAGAAGTAGCACACTTAGCAGGAATCATAGCTGCAGAATGCGGTGGAGATGAAAAACTAGCAAGAAGAGCGGGAATTTTACATGATATTGGCAAAGCATTAACCCATGAATTTGAAGGCTCGCATGTGGATTTAGGAGCTGAACTTTGCAAAAGATATAAAGAGCACCCTGTAGTCATCAATGCTATTTATGCCCACCATGGACACGAAGAAGCAACGAGTATAGAATCTGCCGCAGTTTGCACAGCTGACACATTAAGCGCTGCGCGTCCTGGTGCAAGACGTGAAGTACTTGAAGCATTCTTAAAAAGAGTAAGCGAACTTGAAGATATAGCAAAAAGCAAAGAAGGTGTTAAAAAAGCTTATGCAATCAATGCCGGTAGAGAAATTAGAGTTATCGTAAATGCCAAATTAGTCAATGATGATGAGTCTGTACTTTTAGCAAAAGAAATCGCCCAAGAAATCGAAGAAAAAGTACAATATCCTGGTGAAATTAAAGTCAATGTCATCAGAGAACTTAGAGCTATTGATTTTGCAAAATAAGGCCACTCATGCAAGAAATGATAAATAATCTTAGCACTTATGGCTATTTGATTTTATTTTTTTATTCATTTGGCGGCGGTATGGTGGCCATACTTGCTGCGGGTGTACTTTGTGCAAGCTCTACTAAGCTTGATTTGCACTGGTGTATTTTTTTAGCTTTCTTAGCTAATACCATAGGCTCGACCTTGCTTTTTATTTTAGGTAAATATTATAAAAAAGATATTATGCCTTATTTTAAAAATCACCGAAGAAAAATAGCCCTAGCCATGATGAAAATAAAAAAATACGGTGATATACTCTTAGTGGTGCAAAAATTTATCTATGGGGTAAAAACCATCATTCCTATCGCGGCGGGACTTTGTAAATTTAGCTTTATAAGATTTTTCATCATCAATACTT of Campylobacter sp. 2014D-0216 contains these proteins:
- a CDS encoding DedA family protein, which translates into the protein MQEMINNLSTYGYLILFFYSFGGGMVAILAAGVLCASSTKLDLHWCIFLAFLANTIGSTLLFILGKYYKKDIMPYFKNHRRKIALAMMKIKKYGDILLVVQKFIYGVKTIIPIAAGLCKFSFIRFFIINTLASLIWAIALGYAGFIFGNTLKEAFEVFSNYPYIAPAFIITLIFIIWLYLSRFSKKK
- the rny gene encoding ribonuclease Y — its product is MIEILVALIAVFIGGGIGYVVAKKINDANFNIFLEQAKAKAKAIEYEAELTLKDAKNSVAEAEFAAKKKFDEKIQKLQKEHSLKLEELHKKEQSLHYQEKLHEENKNKLIKEQQVIKALHEENDNLKRNYEAKLNEVLKILEHSAGLTQEEARAIVLQKVEENSRAEIAHIVRKHEEEARNESKRRANFILAQATSRFAGEFAAERLINVVNIKNDELKGRIIGKEGRNVKTLEMVLGVDIIIDDTPGAIIVSCFNLYRRAIATKVIELLVEDGRIQPAKIEEIHEKVCKEFDDSILEEGQTIVMDLGLNQIHPEIVKLIGKLRYRASYGQNALAHSLEVAHLAGIIAAECGGDEKLARRAGILHDIGKALTHEFEGSHVDLGAELCKRYKEHPVVINAIYAHHGHEEATSIESAAVCTADTLSAARPGARREVLEAFLKRVSELEDIAKSKEGVKKAYAINAGREIRVIVNAKLVNDDESVLLAKEIAQEIEEKVQYPGEIKVNVIRELRAIDFAK